A genomic region of Columba livia isolate bColLiv1 breed racing homer chromosome 12, bColLiv1.pat.W.v2, whole genome shotgun sequence contains the following coding sequences:
- the SPRY3 gene encoding protein sprouty homolog 3 — MQLSSSVAELSCDETMDPPAEDFQQVLSIDQIRSIRASNNYVERPAVCFQQARSNPSLSQPPHKQEWSQGRLVSSTFQDLHRSHSQQHQMPPLQQHMSHSSTASSVSQSTTASDQRLLSSLTPSHSGHSLIRTQPRAGELKPEESPLKGVAEKPTLHTGHLFICEECGRCKCARCTAARSLPSCWLCNQRCLCSPESLLDYGTCLCCVKGLFYHCSTDDEDTCADDPCSCGPGSCCARWAAMSFLSLLMPCLCCYFPTLGCLKLCQRGYDNLKRPGCRCQSHTNTVCRKISSSSGTPFPKTLDKPV, encoded by the coding sequence ATGCAGCTCTCTTCCAGTGTGGCTGAACTCAGTTGTGACGAGACGATGGACCCACCCGCTGAGGACTTCCAGCAGGTCCTGTCCATTGACCAAATCCGCTCCATCCGTGCCAGCAACAACTACGTGGAGAGACCAGCTGTCTGCTTCCAGCAAGCCCGCTCCAACCCATCCTTGTCCCAGCCACCACACAAGCAAGAGTGGTCCCAGGGCCGCCTGGTGTCTTCCACCTTCCAGGATCTGCACCGCAGCCACAGCCAACAGCACCAGATGCCACCTTTGCAGCAGCACATGAGCCATtccagcacagccagctccGTCTCCCAAAGCACCACCGCCTCCGACCAGCGCCTCCTGAGCAGCCTCACGCCCTCCCACTCCGGGCACTCCCTCATCCGGACGCAGCCCCGGGCCGGCGAGCTGAAACCGGAGGAGTCACCGCTGAAGGGGGTGGCGGAGAAGCCCACGCTGCACACCGGCCACCTCTTCATCTGCGAGGAGTGCGGGCGATGCAAGTGTGCCCGCTGCACGGCCGCCCGCAGCCTGCCCTCCTGCTGGCTCTGCAACCAGCGCTGCCTCTGCTCCCCCGAGAGCCTCCTCGACTACGGGACTTGCCTCTGCTGTGTCAAGGGTCTCTTCTACCACTGCTCCACCGATGACGAGGACACCTGCGCTGACGACCCCTGCTCCTGCGGGCCGGGGTCCTGCTGTGCCCGCTGGGCTGCCATGagcttcctctctctcctcatGCCCTGCCTCTGCTGCTACTTTCCTACCCTGGGGTGCCTCAAACTTTGTCAGCGGGGTTATGACAACCTGAAACGACCCGGCTGCCGCTGCCAGAGCCACACCAATACGGTCTGCAGAAAGATCTCCTCCTCCAGCGGCACACCTTTCCCCAAGACGCTGGATAAGCCGGTATGA